A genomic region of Homo sapiens chromosome 4, GRCh38.p14 Primary Assembly contains the following coding sequences:
- the RELL1 gene encoding RELT-like protein 1 isoform X1, which produces MTNADVLKAMVADNSLYDPESPVTPSTPGSPPVSPGPLSPGGTPGKHVCGHHLHTVGGVVERDVCHRCRHKRWHFIKPTNKSRESRPRRQGEVTVLSVGRFRVTKVEHKSNQKERRSLMSVSGAETVNGEVPATPVKRERSGTE; this is translated from the exons cGAATGCTGATGTCTTAAAGGCGATGGTAGCAGATAACAGCCTGTATGATCCTGAAAG CCCCGTGACCCCCAGCACACCAGGGAGCCCGCCAGTGAGTCCTGGGCCTTTGTCACCAGGGGGGACGCCAGGGAAGCACGTCTGTGGCCATCATCTGCATACGGTGGGCGGTGTTGTCGAGAGGGATGTGTGTCATCGGTGTAGGCACAAGCGGTGGCACTTTATAAAGCCCACTAACAAGTCCAGAGAGAGCAGACCACGGCGCCAAGGCGAGGTCACGGTCCTTTCTGTTGGCAG ATTTAGAGTTACAAAAGTGGAGCACAAGTCAAACCAGAAGGAACGGAGAAGCCTGATGTCTGTTAGTGGGGCTGAAACCGTCAATGGGGAGGTGCCGGCAACACCTGTGAAGAGAGAACGCAGTGGCACAGAGTAG